The window CCGGGCTTTCTGAGCGTCTCGGGCAGCGACCTCATTCAGACAGTGCAGCAGCAGGCGGAGAAGTTCGGCGCCGTCGTCGACGAGTTCGATGCGATTGAGAAGGTTACGCTCGAAGGCGCGGTCAAGCGCGTCGAGACGGAGAGCGCTGTTTACGAGACGCCCGTCGTCATCATCGCCTCGGGCATGAGCCGCAGGAAGCTGCCGCTCGCTGCGGAAGCGAAGTACGCGGGGCGCGGCGTCCACTACTGCCAGCTTTGCGACGGACACATGTATCAAGATAAAATCATTGCCGTCATGGGCGGCGGCAATGCGGCGCTCGATGCGGCTAACTTCCTCTCGCGTTACGCGAAGAAGCTCTACCTCGTGCATCGCTCCAAGCTTCGCGCCGACGAAGTTTCGCAGAAGCGTCTCCGAGAAAATCCCAAGGCGGAGATCTTGCTCGAAACGGAGATCCGTGCCCTGCGAGGTGAGGGAAAGCTCGAATCTATCGAGATTTTCGACAAGAAGGCGGGCGAGGCACGGGAACTTGCTGTCGACGCCGTATTTGTCAACATCGGCGTGCAGCCGAACACGGCGCTCTTTGAGGGACAGGTCGAGATCAACGAGAAGGGGCATATCGTCGCGGGCGAGGACTGCCGCACGAATATCCCCGGCGTCTTCGTCGCCGGCGACATCCGTGAGAAGGAGATCCATCAGCTGACGACTGCCGCATCCGACGGCACGACGGCGGCGCTTCTCGCCGAGAAGTACATCACAGGAGGGAAAACATCATGGTAAAGGTCTATTCCATCACGCAGTGCCCTTGGTGCGACAAGGTCAAAAAGTATCTGAAGTCGAAGAACATCGCCTACGAGGAGCACAACATCGAAGAGGACGAGGCGGCGCGCAAGGAGTGCAAGGCCATTTCGGGCGATCTCATCGTGCCGGTGACGACGGTCAACGGCAAGGACTTCGTCGTGAGCTTCGACAAGGCGAAGCTCGATGCGATTCTCGGTATATAAGGAAGCGCAGATAAATTCAGCGCTTCCTTGAGAGAGTGACTGCTGCTACAGGCAGCATCGAAAAACGCCCGCATGTGCAAAAGTGCATGTGCGGGCGTT of the Selenomonas sputigena genome contains:
- a CDS encoding NAD(P)/FAD-dependent oxidoreductase, translated to MAKETIQKDVVIIGAGMAGLTAALYAGRMNFSTLVLENAVVGGQIANATGIENYPGFLSVSGSDLIQTVQQQAEKFGAVVDEFDAIEKVTLEGAVKRVETESAVYETPVVIIASGMSRRKLPLAAEAKYAGRGVHYCQLCDGHMYQDKIIAVMGGGNAALDAANFLSRYAKKLYLVHRSKLRADEVSQKRLRENPKAEILLETEIRALRGEGKLESIEIFDKKAGEARELAVDAVFVNIGVQPNTALFEGQVEINEKGHIVAGEDCRTNIPGVFVAGDIREKEIHQLTTAASDGTTAALLAEKYITGGKTSW
- a CDS encoding glutaredoxin family protein; the protein is MVKVYSITQCPWCDKVKKYLKSKNIAYEEHNIEEDEAARKECKAISGDLIVPVTTVNGKDFVVSFDKAKLDAILGI